From Nitratidesulfovibrio vulgaris str. Hildenborough, a single genomic window includes:
- the mnmE gene encoding tRNA uridine-5-carboxymethylaminomethyl(34) synthesis GTPase MnmE, whose protein sequence is MQHDDTIAAIATPLGQGGIGIIRISGPASLEVLRALFRPSSSRFGGFRPWTLHHGTITDGCDPLDDVLAVHMPGPRTFTGEDVSEIHCHGGSGVLAAVLEACVRHGARYAERGEFTRRAFLNGRMDLTQAEAVAEMIAAPSREGMRLAQAKLDGLLGQRVGALRARLDALRMQLCVAVDFPEEEVECLAPEAFLAEIEAVRQGVVELSAGYARTRCWQDGALVVLAGQVNAGKSSLMNALLGRRRAIVTDLPGTTRDFIEEPLNLSGLAIRLADTAGLRETGDIVEQEGVRMSRDLVAQADLVLLVTDATQGLQGPELELLRHAGPERVLVVFNKTDLLEGRILPSTPEGCRSVHVAAASGDGVESLVTAIRAAVLAATGAGEPEAGELAPNMRQAAALDKAATILDELAGDIRAHVPYDLCGVRLDGACAALMDVTGQSTPEAILDAIFASFCIGK, encoded by the coding sequence ATGCAGCACGACGACACCATCGCCGCCATCGCCACGCCACTAGGTCAGGGGGGCATCGGCATCATTCGTATCAGCGGGCCGGCCAGCCTTGAGGTGCTGCGGGCACTGTTCAGGCCGTCTTCTTCCCGGTTCGGGGGCTTCAGGCCATGGACGCTGCATCATGGAACCATCACCGACGGGTGCGACCCCCTCGACGATGTTCTCGCCGTGCATATGCCGGGGCCGCGGACCTTCACCGGAGAGGACGTGTCGGAAATCCACTGTCACGGCGGTTCCGGTGTCCTTGCTGCGGTACTGGAGGCGTGTGTCAGGCATGGTGCGCGCTATGCGGAACGCGGAGAGTTCACCCGTCGTGCGTTCCTGAACGGACGCATGGACCTGACGCAGGCCGAGGCCGTGGCGGAGATGATCGCCGCGCCGTCGCGTGAGGGAATGCGCCTTGCGCAGGCAAAGCTGGATGGTCTTCTGGGGCAGAGGGTCGGCGCGTTGCGTGCCCGTCTGGATGCGTTGCGGATGCAGTTGTGCGTGGCTGTCGATTTTCCGGAAGAGGAAGTGGAGTGTCTGGCGCCCGAGGCCTTTCTCGCTGAAATCGAAGCCGTACGGCAGGGCGTTGTGGAACTTTCGGCAGGGTATGCCAGAACCCGGTGCTGGCAGGACGGAGCGCTTGTCGTGCTGGCTGGGCAGGTCAATGCCGGGAAGTCAAGCCTCATGAACGCCCTCCTCGGCAGACGTCGTGCCATCGTCACCGATTTGCCCGGTACGACCCGTGACTTCATCGAGGAGCCCCTGAACCTGTCGGGCCTTGCCATCAGGCTTGCCGACACGGCGGGGCTGCGTGAAACAGGGGATATCGTCGAGCAGGAAGGCGTGCGCATGAGCCGCGACCTCGTGGCGCAAGCCGACCTCGTCCTGCTGGTCACCGATGCGACGCAAGGTTTGCAGGGGCCGGAACTCGAACTCCTGCGTCATGCCGGGCCGGAGAGGGTGCTTGTCGTCTTCAACAAGACCGACCTTCTGGAGGGGCGCATCTTGCCGTCAACCCCGGAGGGCTGCCGTTCCGTTCATGTGGCCGCAGCCTCGGGAGACGGGGTCGAATCGCTCGTCACGGCCATCCGTGCTGCTGTGCTTGCGGCGACGGGTGCAGGAGAACCCGAAGCGGGCGAACTCGCCCCCAACATGCGGCAGGCTGCTGCACTGGACAAGGCCGCGACAATCCTCGATGAACTCGCCGGGGATATACGGGCGCACGTGCCCTACGACCTTTGCGGGGTGCGCCTCGACGGGGCTTGCGCTGCCCTCATGGATGTCACCGGGCAATCCACCCCCGAAGCCATCCTCGACGCCATCTTCGCCAGCTTCTGCATCGGCAAGTGA
- the rnpA gene encoding ribonuclease P protein component, whose translation MSRLTFTHSHRLTRRPEFQACYGAGRRFFSKNFVLFVMERSADPEGWRLGLAVTRKTGTAVQRNRVKRVLREFFRLHQHVLPDDADIIAVPKRHLRPERVTLGLVTQELLPLVAALRQDATRTAENGAP comes from the coding sequence ATTAGCCGCCTAACGTTCACCCATAGCCACCGACTGACCCGGCGGCCTGAGTTTCAAGCCTGCTATGGAGCAGGCCGCCGTTTTTTTTCAAAGAACTTCGTGCTGTTCGTCATGGAACGATCGGCCGACCCCGAAGGCTGGCGTCTGGGGCTGGCGGTCACGCGAAAGACCGGAACGGCCGTGCAGCGCAACCGCGTCAAGCGAGTGCTGCGTGAGTTCTTCAGGTTACATCAGCATGTGTTGCCCGATGATGCCGACATCATCGCGGTGCCCAAGCGCCATCTCAGGCCAGAGCGGGTCACACTCGGCCTCGTCACGCAGGAACTCCTGCCCCTGGTAGCGGCCCTCCGCCAGGACGCGACCCGCACGGCGGAAAACGGAGCGCCATGA
- the yidC gene encoding membrane protein insertase YidC has product MENKRAIIAVVLSFIVLVGWGYLSEYMGWTPKSVPATEQKTAASAPAPSVVTSAPEAVTPAPAFSPSTGHEVTVTTPLYKAVLHSGGGVLRQFMLSRYHMGIDRDAAPVNLIESSAIRVAPLGLLVNGQPSWNTGQWAFEGGDLNLADGQTGTLRFVGSVDGLRVVRELEFHADSYLVTEKLHLAPEGDAPRTARVGFTLGTTSLTPGESQYNLTRVAWFADGSFSEKSSTGDLEKGVLIDGSIDWAGVMSNYFLAAVAPKDTRAVLKGKLEGGVYRVAVERPDQMVNPGNSDVIVCNYWFGPKERDLLNAAPNNLGKAIDLGWFGFIARPLVTLLDFFYKYVGNYGTAIILLTILIKLVFWPLSHKSYKSMEQMKKLQPMLAKVREKHADDREKMNEEMMRLYKTYKVNPAGGCLPMLVQIPVFFGLYQALLNAIELRHAPFIAHVPFTDIVWLADLSAKDPFYVTPLVMGATMFLQQKLTPPAGDPTQAKVMMFMPVVFTFLFLNFPSGLVVYWLCNNVLSIAQQWWILRKA; this is encoded by the coding sequence ATGGAAAACAAGCGCGCCATCATAGCCGTCGTTCTCAGCTTCATCGTCCTCGTAGGATGGGGCTATCTCTCGGAATACATGGGCTGGACGCCCAAATCCGTTCCGGCGACCGAACAGAAGACTGCTGCTTCCGCACCCGCACCGTCAGTCGTGACCTCCGCACCGGAGGCCGTGACCCCCGCCCCCGCCTTCTCGCCTTCCACCGGTCATGAAGTGACCGTGACGACTCCCCTCTACAAGGCCGTCCTTCATTCCGGTGGCGGTGTGCTGCGCCAGTTCATGCTGTCGCGCTACCACATGGGCATCGACCGCGATGCCGCCCCGGTGAATCTCATCGAATCTTCCGCCATCCGCGTGGCGCCGCTGGGCCTTCTGGTCAACGGGCAGCCCTCGTGGAATACGGGGCAGTGGGCCTTTGAAGGTGGTGACCTGAACCTTGCCGACGGGCAGACGGGCACCTTGCGGTTTGTGGGGTCGGTGGACGGGCTGCGCGTTGTGCGCGAGCTTGAATTCCATGCCGACAGCTATCTCGTCACCGAGAAGCTGCACCTTGCGCCCGAGGGCGACGCCCCCCGCACCGCGCGCGTGGGGTTCACCCTTGGCACCACCAGCCTCACCCCGGGTGAGAGCCAGTACAACCTGACCCGTGTGGCATGGTTCGCAGACGGCAGCTTCAGTGAGAAGTCCAGCACCGGCGATCTTGAAAAGGGCGTTCTCATCGACGGTTCCATCGACTGGGCCGGGGTGATGAGCAACTACTTCCTTGCCGCCGTGGCGCCCAAGGACACCCGCGCCGTTCTCAAGGGCAAGCTCGAAGGCGGCGTGTACCGCGTTGCGGTCGAACGCCCCGACCAGATGGTCAACCCCGGCAACAGCGACGTCATCGTCTGCAACTACTGGTTTGGCCCCAAAGAGCGCGACCTCCTGAACGCAGCGCCCAACAATCTCGGCAAGGCCATCGACCTTGGCTGGTTCGGCTTCATCGCCCGCCCGCTGGTGACCCTGCTCGACTTCTTCTACAAGTACGTGGGCAACTACGGCACCGCCATCATCCTGCTCACCATTCTCATCAAACTCGTTTTCTGGCCGCTTTCGCACAAGAGCTACAAGTCCATGGAGCAGATGAAGAAGCTCCAGCCCATGCTCGCCAAGGTGCGTGAGAAGCATGCCGACGACCGCGAGAAGATGAACGAGGAGATGATGCGCCTGTACAAGACCTACAAGGTCAACCCCGCAGGCGGCTGTCTTCCCATGCTGGTGCAGATTCCCGTGTTCTTCGGTCTGTATCAGGCCCTTCTCAATGCCATTGAATTGCGTCATGCCCCGTTCATCGCCCATGTGCCCTTCACCGACATCGTGTGGCTTGCCGACCTTTCTGCCAAGGACCCGTTCTACGTCACCCCGCTGGTGATGGGGGCGACCATGTTCCTCCAGCAGAAGCTCACGCCTCCCGCGGGAGACCCCACACAGGCCAAGGTGATGATGTTCATGCCGGTGGTGTTCACCTTCCTGTTCCTGAACTTCCCTTCGGGTCTTGTGGTCTACTGGCTGTGCAACAACGTCCTGTCCATCGCCCAGCAGTGGTGGATTCTGCGCAAGGCCTGA
- a CDS encoding 3'-5' exonuclease, with protein sequence MTNVPERYRRKISKEEINELPLRRYAGEVRLVRTEEELADALDVLRSDSVLGFDTETRPTFRKGKVNLPSLVQLACADVVYLIQLNWVPLGEMLADLLSDPAIIKTGVAVRDDIRDLQKLYAFRDGGVVDLGEVARDLGLETHGLRNLAANFLGIRISKGAQCSNWSNRELGPQQVVYAATDAWVSREIHISMRNLGLVGL encoded by the coding sequence ATGACGAACGTACCGGAGCGCTACAGGCGCAAGATAAGCAAGGAAGAGATCAACGAACTTCCGTTGCGGCGATATGCTGGCGAGGTGCGTCTTGTGCGTACCGAAGAGGAACTCGCCGACGCACTCGACGTGCTGCGCAGTGATTCTGTGCTCGGCTTCGACACCGAGACGCGCCCCACGTTCCGCAAGGGCAAGGTCAACCTGCCTTCGCTTGTGCAACTCGCCTGTGCCGATGTCGTGTACCTCATCCAGTTGAACTGGGTCCCTCTTGGCGAGATGCTGGCAGACCTTCTCTCCGACCCTGCCATCATCAAGACCGGCGTCGCCGTCCGTGACGACATCCGCGACCTTCAGAAGCTGTACGCTTTCCGTGACGGGGGCGTGGTCGACCTCGGAGAGGTGGCCCGTGACCTCGGTCTCGAGACGCACGGCCTGCGTAACCTCGCTGCCAATTTCCTCGGCATCCGCATATCCAAGGGCGCACAGTGTTCCAACTGGAGCAACCGTGAGCTTGGCCCGCAGCAGGTCGTCTACGCCGCCACCGACGCATGGGTGAGCCGCGAGATACACATCTCGATGCGCAATCTGGGCCTTGTGGGGCTGTAA
- a CDS encoding response regulator: MAKERILVVEDDEDILQLLRFTLEAAGFEVVTAATGRDGLESAQRHVPGLVLLDLMLPGMSGFDVCRELKRTPATEHVPVIMLTARGEEVDRIVGLELGADDYVIKPFSPRELVLRIRAVLKRVTGAQEPAPRGQWNVDGLFLDEEAHRVEVDGEEALLTATEFRLLAELVRNRGRVRTRDQLLNTVWGYEFEGYARTVDTHVRRLRQKIGRFAAMIETIRGVGYRFKE, from the coding sequence ATGGCAAAAGAACGGATTCTGGTCGTCGAGGATGACGAGGATATCCTTCAGCTGCTCCGTTTCACGCTCGAGGCGGCCGGTTTCGAGGTCGTCACGGCCGCCACGGGACGAGACGGGCTCGAGAGCGCGCAGCGGCATGTTCCGGGGCTGGTACTGCTCGACCTTATGCTGCCGGGCATGAGCGGTTTCGACGTATGCCGCGAACTCAAGCGCACCCCCGCCACGGAGCATGTACCGGTCATCATGCTGACCGCCCGTGGTGAAGAGGTCGACCGCATCGTGGGGCTTGAACTGGGGGCCGACGATTACGTCATCAAACCCTTCAGCCCGCGTGAACTGGTCTTGCGCATCCGTGCCGTGCTCAAGCGCGTGACAGGGGCGCAAGAGCCTGCACCCCGTGGACAGTGGAACGTGGACGGGCTGTTTCTCGATGAAGAGGCCCACCGCGTGGAAGTTGACGGTGAAGAGGCGCTGCTTACCGCGACGGAGTTCAGGTTGCTTGCTGAACTTGTCCGGAACCGTGGGCGTGTCCGCACTCGTGACCAGCTGCTGAACACGGTGTGGGGCTACGAATTCGAGGGATATGCACGCACGGTCGATACCCATGTGCGTCGCTTGCGCCAGAAGATAGGCCGCTTCGCCGCCATGATCGAAACGATCAGGGGTGTCGGCTACAGGTTCAAGGAGTAA
- a CDS encoding FlgO family outer membrane protein: MNITRIPSAFVLAFVLAVASPALAEGDLAEIGSGERAGKQGEAMLDSADAVARSLHDQLRRHGKDTGTILVASLTDLEDMDASSPFGRLAMQQIASRLGSRGHEVVEARLRRDYVIAPEKGEQMLTRDVTALRASDHPAWAALVGNYSRAGETVFVSVRVVRLVDGVQLAAEEYRLPLRGEVKQLFVASSGRANQWAHYAMRDPAFVVGGAQPQASAASGPQVASPADPALMPQLKAFPPFGAEGRKVEPARGAVKKSKAAKSRPATAKAKSVSKQKPKAVSKPSAKEGGAPAPSPLDTPGPNGLKDA, encoded by the coding sequence ATGAACATCACGCGGATACCGTCAGCGTTCGTGCTGGCTTTCGTACTGGCTGTCGCCTCTCCGGCGCTGGCAGAGGGTGACCTCGCCGAGATAGGCTCTGGTGAGCGGGCCGGTAAGCAGGGCGAGGCTATGCTCGATTCCGCCGACGCCGTGGCCCGGTCGCTGCATGATCAGTTGCGGCGGCATGGCAAGGATACGGGCACGATACTGGTGGCATCACTGACAGACCTCGAGGATATGGACGCGTCGAGCCCCTTCGGCAGGCTTGCCATGCAGCAGATAGCCTCACGGCTGGGAAGCCGGGGCCATGAAGTCGTCGAGGCACGGTTGCGGCGCGATTACGTCATAGCCCCTGAAAAGGGCGAACAGATGCTCACCCGCGACGTTACGGCCCTTCGTGCGTCCGACCATCCGGCATGGGCCGCCCTTGTGGGCAACTACAGCCGTGCAGGGGAGACGGTCTTCGTCTCTGTGCGTGTGGTCCGCCTTGTGGATGGCGTGCAGCTGGCAGCCGAAGAGTACCGTCTGCCCCTGCGTGGAGAAGTGAAGCAGCTGTTCGTCGCGTCGTCCGGACGTGCCAACCAGTGGGCGCACTACGCCATGCGCGACCCTGCCTTTGTCGTGGGAGGTGCCCAGCCGCAGGCTTCGGCAGCATCGGGGCCGCAGGTCGCCTCGCCTGCCGACCCGGCACTCATGCCACAACTCAAGGCTTTTCCGCCCTTCGGTGCGGAGGGGCGCAAGGTCGAACCTGCGCGTGGTGCCGTGAAGAAGTCGAAGGCCGCCAAGTCCAGACCCGCGACGGCCAAGGCGAAGAGCGTGTCGAAGCAGAAGCCGAAGGCCGTCTCCAAGCCCTCCGCGAAAGAGGGTGGGGCCCCTGCACCATCGCCGCTGGACACGCCCGGCCCGAATGGACTCAAGGATGCCTGA
- the rpmH gene encoding 50S ribosomal protein L34: protein MKRTYQPSKIRRKRSLGFRARMATAAGREIIRRRRAKGRKKLAA from the coding sequence ATGAAGAGAACCTACCAGCCGAGCAAGATCAGAAGGAAGCGTAGCCTTGGTTTCCGCGCACGCATGGCCACCGCTGCCGGTCGCGAGATCATCCGCCGCAGGCGTGCCAAGGGGCGCAAGAAATTAGCCGCCTAA
- a CDS encoding 4Fe-4S binding protein translates to MTPHTKPCGGCRDTAGEGTARVPGQSATEGDDSALKHEQGKSAPAVSEDTAPDSMMAGDVAVSSGQMAKRRVAQGDGEEASPSITPPQGETPAGLTRHLLPWLPVVAALLLAANALRRDAWGLLGLWCVVACLACTRQAWARIVVALALCAGVVVWADTTQQFVSFRMMAGLPWGRLVAIMATVGGITALSSLVLLGRAGEARYTSGRDMAGAQAWAALLTFAGLMWIRHATGPLTPLLADRLWPGSGMVQAALMAVYAAWAVGRLADPKLSRVWRPRLWALFSFVFSMQLALGLIGYDIFLMTGRLHLPVPALILAGPLYRGTGWFMLGLFTFSTLLLGAAWCSHLCYIGAWDDMASRRKRRCGTLPNHAGRVRLGIALLVFGGAVALRLLGVGPVAAFTAAACFGLAGVGVMLAVSTRRGVLVHCTTYCPMGLLADVMGRLTPWRLQVDTGRCTRCGACSAVCRYDALTPADIEGGAAGFTCSRCRDCLAVCRHGAMRLTFAGRGIVGRLAGGVRAETIFVVTAVTLHAIFLAVARM, encoded by the coding sequence ATGACACCGCATACGAAACCCTGCGGCGGATGCCGTGACACCGCCGGAGAGGGCACAGCACGGGTGCCAGGACAGTCCGCAACCGAAGGGGACGACAGCGCCCTGAAGCACGAACAGGGCAAGTCTGCCCCTGCCGTTTCAGAAGATACGGCGCCAGACTCCATGATGGCAGGGGACGTTGCCGTTTCGTCTGGGCAGATGGCGAAACGGAGAGTCGCGCAAGGCGACGGAGAAGAAGCCAGCCCCTCTATCACCCCCCCGCAGGGCGAGACCCCTGCAGGGTTAACCCGTCACCTGCTGCCGTGGTTGCCTGTCGTTGCCGCGCTGCTTCTGGCTGCCAATGCACTCCGCCGCGACGCATGGGGGCTGCTTGGCCTCTGGTGTGTCGTGGCCTGTCTTGCCTGTACCCGGCAGGCATGGGCCCGCATCGTCGTGGCGTTGGCCCTGTGTGCCGGGGTGGTGGTCTGGGCAGACACCACGCAACAGTTCGTGTCGTTCAGGATGATGGCCGGATTGCCGTGGGGGCGGCTTGTGGCCATCATGGCGACTGTGGGGGGCATCACGGCCCTGTCTTCGCTCGTACTACTGGGGCGCGCCGGGGAGGCCCGCTACACCTCCGGGCGTGACATGGCCGGTGCACAGGCGTGGGCAGCCCTGCTGACCTTTGCCGGACTGATGTGGATACGGCATGCCACGGGCCCGCTCACGCCGTTGCTCGCTGACAGGCTATGGCCGGGAAGTGGCATGGTGCAGGCCGCTTTGATGGCCGTCTATGCGGCATGGGCGGTGGGCAGGCTTGCCGACCCGAAGCTGTCGCGCGTCTGGCGGCCGAGACTGTGGGCGTTGTTCAGCTTCGTCTTCTCTATGCAACTGGCCCTCGGACTCATCGGGTATGACATCTTTCTCATGACGGGCAGGCTGCATCTGCCGGTTCCCGCACTCATCCTCGCCGGGCCACTCTATCGCGGTACCGGGTGGTTCATGCTGGGGCTGTTCACCTTCTCCACGCTGCTCCTGGGGGCGGCGTGGTGCAGCCATCTCTGCTATATCGGTGCATGGGATGACATGGCGTCAAGGCGCAAGCGTCGTTGCGGGACACTGCCCAACCATGCGGGGCGGGTGCGGTTGGGCATCGCCCTGCTGGTGTTCGGCGGGGCCGTGGCATTGCGTCTGCTTGGTGTCGGCCCCGTTGCCGCCTTCACGGCCGCGGCGTGCTTCGGCCTTGCCGGAGTGGGGGTGATGCTGGCCGTCAGTACACGTCGAGGCGTGCTGGTGCATTGCACGACATACTGTCCCATGGGACTGCTGGCCGACGTGATGGGCAGGCTGACACCGTGGCGGTTGCAGGTCGATACGGGCCGTTGCACCCGCTGCGGGGCGTGTTCCGCCGTATGCCGTTACGATGCCCTCACCCCCGCCGACATCGAAGGCGGTGCCGCCGGTTTCACATGCAGCCGTTGCCGCGACTGTCTTGCCGTCTGCCGCCATGGGGCCATGCGTCTGACGTTTGCGGGGCGTGGCATCGTCGGCAGACTGGCTGGCGGCGTTCGTGCCGAGACTATTTTTGTCGTCACTGCCGTCACGTTGCATGCCATCTTTCTTGCGGTGGCGCGGATGTGA
- a CDS encoding protein jag, with amino-acid sequence MDGYKDFQGKTLDEAIREACSYFDAPREKLEIDIIQDAKSGIFGLVGVRKAKIRARRVQLKTTVEELVGRGREAASPAEASEGEGKARSSRRPAKPVREKRETASEDAPKASSADGDDAAPSRQPRGERGRSDRQPREARAPKSEAAVAESDAGAAATEQSEAMDGEQRERTGRRRRRGGRGRGRSQNGERAAQEATGTAEAEAQGTADAAPAQEPATPAPRGRGQNRPAPARRSAPPAASSVAASAEGFEDFADGGDDATPEGLPDIPLADLDQELVRSVALEVTGKLVAPIIGEAALTVDLADGRIKVTVDCGDNSGLLIGREGQTLASIQYLASRIVARKLNAAVRVQLDTGDYRERQDEKLRELAVSLAEKARATGKPQSTRPLSSYHRRVVHLALQEEEDIVTRSKGDGPLKRVIVLKRRKSPAA; translated from the coding sequence ATGGACGGTTACAAGGACTTTCAGGGTAAGACCCTGGATGAAGCCATACGCGAGGCCTGCTCGTATTTCGATGCGCCCCGCGAGAAGCTCGAGATAGACATCATACAGGATGCCAAGAGCGGCATCTTCGGACTGGTGGGTGTGCGCAAGGCCAAGATCAGGGCCCGTCGCGTGCAACTCAAGACGACTGTGGAAGAACTCGTCGGGCGCGGTCGGGAGGCTGCATCCCCTGCCGAAGCCTCTGAAGGCGAAGGCAAGGCGCGTTCATCGCGTCGTCCGGCGAAGCCCGTGCGAGAGAAGCGCGAGACGGCATCCGAGGATGCGCCCAAGGCCTCTTCGGCCGATGGTGACGATGCGGCACCTTCGCGGCAGCCCCGCGGCGAACGCGGTCGCAGTGACCGTCAGCCCCGTGAGGCCCGTGCCCCGAAGTCCGAGGCCGCCGTTGCCGAGTCGGATGCTGGCGCCGCGGCGACCGAACAGTCCGAAGCCATGGACGGCGAACAGCGCGAACGTACCGGCCGTCGTCGTCGTCGTGGCGGTCGCGGTCGTGGGCGTTCGCAGAATGGCGAACGTGCAGCGCAAGAGGCGACAGGTACGGCCGAGGCCGAAGCGCAGGGCACGGCAGACGCCGCCCCAGCACAAGAGCCCGCGACTCCTGCCCCGCGCGGCAGGGGACAGAACCGGCCCGCCCCGGCGCGTCGTTCCGCCCCGCCCGCAGCCTCTTCCGTCGCTGCCTCTGCCGAAGGCTTCGAAGACTTCGCCGACGGCGGCGATGACGCCACCCCCGAAGGTCTGCCGGATATCCCTCTCGCCGACCTTGATCAGGAGCTTGTGCGTAGCGTTGCGCTCGAAGTGACAGGCAAACTGGTTGCTCCCATCATCGGCGAGGCCGCGCTCACTGTCGACCTTGCCGACGGTCGCATCAAGGTCACCGTCGATTGTGGCGACAACTCCGGATTGCTCATCGGGCGCGAAGGGCAGACCCTCGCCTCCATACAATACCTCGCTTCGCGTATCGTGGCCCGCAAGCTCAACGCGGCCGTGCGCGTCCAGCTTGACACGGGCGACTACCGCGAGCGTCAGGACGAGAAGCTTCGTGAACTTGCGGTTTCCCTCGCCGAGAAGGCACGCGCGACAGGCAAGCCCCAGTCCACCCGCCCCCTCAGTTCCTACCATCGCCGGGTCGTCCATCTGGCCTTGCAGGAGGAAGAGGACATCGTCACCCGCAGCAAGGGTGACGGTCCGCTCAAGCGCGTCATCGTGCTCAAGCGTCGCAAGTCCCCCGCCGCGTAG
- a CDS encoding 4Fe-4S binding protein: protein MSERAVSSCMITVCRGFEPGRCRFSLVEGGLSSADVDAAVAATGWDDFVKSRARGPLMQHDAFKVALTGCANGCSRPHIMDVGLIRAERPGAADDACTACGLCIRQCPEGALTPMGNDSSCPATMCARPAGTPVLDVASCVSCGRCLRRCPEHALPVVAAGWRIVVGGRLGRRPRLATELPGIFDDATALVILDRAARWFMRDHRPGLRFADIVAKSPEGLSALVEGV, encoded by the coding sequence ATGTCCGAACGCGCTGTCTCCAGTTGCATGATCACCGTCTGCCGTGGGTTCGAACCGGGACGGTGCCGCTTCTCCCTCGTCGAGGGAGGCCTTTCTTCCGCAGATGTCGATGCCGCTGTCGCCGCGACCGGATGGGATGACTTCGTGAAATCGAGGGCACGCGGCCCACTCATGCAGCATGATGCCTTCAAGGTGGCATTGACGGGCTGCGCCAACGGTTGTTCACGTCCGCATATCATGGATGTGGGACTCATCCGGGCTGAACGCCCCGGTGCCGCCGATGACGCCTGTACCGCCTGTGGGCTTTGCATCCGTCAGTGTCCGGAAGGTGCCCTGACACCTATGGGGAACGACTCCTCGTGCCCCGCGACCATGTGCGCGCGTCCGGCAGGGACGCCGGTGCTGGATGTCGCTTCGTGTGTTTCATGCGGTCGCTGCCTGCGGCGCTGCCCGGAACATGCGTTGCCTGTCGTCGCTGCGGGCTGGCGCATTGTCGTGGGCGGTCGTCTCGGCAGACGCCCCCGCCTTGCGACCGAACTTCCGGGCATCTTCGATGATGCTACGGCCCTTGTGATTCTCGACCGTGCGGCCCGCTGGTTCATGCGTGACCATCGCCCCGGCTTGCGTTTCGCCGACATCGTGGCGAAATCTCCCGAAGGGCTGTCTGCACTGGTGGAGGGCGTATGA
- the yidD gene encoding membrane protein insertion efficiency factor YidD: MSVMLRRLVVLPVRFYQYCISPLFPPACRYVPTCSAYTAEAVMRHGVMRGLWLAARRILRCHPWCAGGHDPVPPVPPQRYPSAQEH, from the coding sequence ATGAGCGTTATGCTGCGCAGACTGGTGGTGCTGCCTGTCAGATTCTACCAGTACTGCATCTCCCCCCTCTTCCCGCCCGCCTGCCGGTATGTACCCACATGCTCGGCCTATACTGCCGAGGCCGTCATGAGGCACGGCGTCATGCGTGGTCTGTGGCTTGCCGCGCGTCGCATCCTGCGTTGCCATCCGTGGTGCGCCGGAGGGCACGACCCGGTTCCGCCCGTTCCGCCCCAAAGATATCCAAGCGCACAGGAGCACTAG
- the pstB gene encoding phosphate ABC transporter ATP-binding protein PstB yields MAVTSKAKMYAQGLQFYYGDFKALHDIDLTFEQNQVTALIGPSGCGKSTFLRCLNRMNDLIPISRVEGVIALDGENIYDPKVDVVELRRRVGMVFQKPNPFPKTVFENVAYGLRVNGVKDREYLEEKVEQSLRHAALWDEVKDRLQDSALGLSGGQQQRLCIARALAVEPEVLLMDEPASALDPIATQKIEELIHILKQQYTIIIVTHSMQQAARVSDVTAFFYMGRLIETGATEIMFTRPRNKQTEDYITGRFG; encoded by the coding sequence ATGGCAGTTACCAGCAAAGCGAAGATGTACGCCCAGGGGTTGCAGTTCTATTACGGCGACTTCAAGGCGCTGCATGATATCGACCTTACCTTTGAACAGAATCAGGTCACGGCGCTCATCGGGCCGTCCGGCTGCGGCAAGAGCACCTTCCTGCGTTGCCTCAACCGCATGAACGACCTCATCCCCATATCCCGGGTGGAGGGCGTCATCGCCCTTGACGGTGAGAACATCTACGACCCGAAGGTCGATGTGGTCGAACTGCGGCGCAGGGTGGGCATGGTCTTCCAGAAGCCCAACCCCTTTCCCAAGACGGTGTTCGAGAACGTGGCCTACGGGTTGCGTGTGAATGGCGTCAAGGACCGGGAATATCTCGAAGAGAAGGTGGAACAGAGCCTGCGTCATGCGGCCCTGTGGGACGAGGTGAAGGACAGGCTTCAGGACTCTGCGCTGGGCCTTTCGGGCGGGCAGCAGCAGCGGCTGTGCATCGCACGGGCACTGGCAGTCGAACCCGAGGTGCTGCTCATGGACGAGCCTGCTTCGGCGCTCGACCCCATCGCCACGCAGAAGATCGAAGAACTCATCCACATCCTCAAGCAGCAGTACACCATCATCATCGTCACCCACAGCATGCAGCAGGCGGCACGGGTCTCTGACGTGACGGCGTTCTTCTACATGGGGCGGCTCATCGAGACGGGGGCGACGGAGATCATGTTCACGCGGCCCCGCAACAAACAGACCGAAGACTACATAACCGGCCGATTCGGGTAG